Proteins from one Pseudomonas sp. KBS0710 genomic window:
- a CDS encoding DUF6021 family protein, with product MSNHPKGPGSGEHASGEDELGFDPDSPDVSDPQVDPVGPAIAPLDKDKSRGKKVDYDPLGDLKKPE from the coding sequence GTGAGTAATCATCCAAAAGGCCCGGGTTCGGGTGAGCATGCGAGCGGTGAGGATGAATTGGGGTTTGATCCGGATTCGCCTGATGTGTCGGACCCGCAGGTTGATCCTGTTGGGCCGGCGATTGCGCCGTTGGATAAGGACAAGTCACGGGGGAAAAAGGTGGATTATGACCCGTTGGGGGATCTTAAGAAGCCTGAGTGA
- a CDS encoding DUF6555 family protein yields MSTAKIYTIHYQLHGQPKSFVVRAEVMNNAEAWHWAAVDADIAHVSRIGRVGHEQVKKTTRPWAEKFGISEVTWVPPK; encoded by the coding sequence ATGAGTACCGCAAAAATCTACACCATTCACTATCAACTGCACGGTCAACCGAAGTCCTTTGTGGTACGCGCCGAAGTGATGAATAACGCTGAAGCGTGGCACTGGGCGGCGGTCGATGCTGACATTGCGCATGTCAGCCGCATCGGGCGCGTGGGTCATGAGCAGGTCAAGAAAACCACCCGGCCCTGGGCGGAGAAGTTCGGGATCAGCGAGGTTACCTGGGTGCCGCCCAAGTGA
- a CDS encoding arylamine N-acetyltransferase, producing MSRLTHSQLYLQRLGYDSAPPPTLKTLQDLQLRHVCTFAFESLSTLLHAPVPIDLPSIEQKVLLDGRGGYCFELNYLFLALLQELGFDARGLTGWVVMGGPPDARTGRTHRLSLVTLDGVRYVTDVGFGGMVPSSPLQLDTEAPQATAHEPYRLTFNGADYTLWAQVGEEWRGLYVFDLQVQADIDYTIGNWYVSTHPASVFVGQLKAALLAPGKRHTLANAHYAVHCLDRPSEKRAVETTDELLTLLQDTFGIRLPAHPQLRETLDGLIMANSKES from the coding sequence ATGTCCCGATTGACTCACAGCCAGCTCTACCTGCAGCGTCTGGGCTACGACTCTGCCCCGCCACCCACGCTCAAAACCTTGCAGGACCTGCAATTGCGGCACGTCTGCACCTTCGCCTTCGAGAGCCTGTCGACCTTGCTGCATGCTCCGGTGCCGATCGACCTGCCCAGCATCGAGCAAAAGGTCCTGCTGGACGGGCGCGGTGGTTACTGTTTCGAGCTTAACTACCTGTTCCTGGCACTGTTGCAGGAACTGGGCTTCGACGCTCGCGGGCTTACCGGCTGGGTGGTGATGGGCGGGCCGCCTGATGCGCGCACCGGGCGCACCCATCGCCTGAGCCTGGTGACCCTGGACGGCGTGCGTTATGTCACCGACGTCGGCTTCGGCGGCATGGTGCCCAGCAGCCCGTTGCAGTTGGACACCGAGGCGCCCCAGGCCACCGCCCATGAGCCTTATCGCCTGACCTTCAACGGCGCCGATTACACCTTGTGGGCGCAGGTGGGCGAGGAGTGGCGTGGCTTGTATGTGTTCGACCTGCAAGTGCAGGCCGATATCGACTACACCATCGGCAATTGGTACGTGTCGACACACCCGGCCTCTGTCTTTGTCGGGCAACTGAAGGCGGCGCTGTTGGCGCCGGGTAAACGCCATACCTTGGCCAACGCCCACTATGCGGTTCACTGTCTTGACCGACCCAGCGAAAAACGCGCAGTCGAAACTACTGATGAGCTGCTGACACTGCTTCAAGACACGTTCGGCATTCGTTTGCCGGCGCACCCGCAACTTCGCGAAACACTTGATGGCTTAATAATGGCAAACTCCAAGGAGTCTTGA
- a CDS encoding outer membrane beta-barrel protein: MSKLFGKILKGSSLLALVTAPAVVFAAAPTGPISVLGLQGSYNDFKLEGGSESDKDHMPEAGLFYNFGNKLTAESGFIYQAGIEAKYGEKSSNKLKEGQADLDLGWRAALDARNFVDVIVGGGYSWTRYEPDTNDYDVKLTNKSPFAKAALGYNHQFDDMTLRVEAGARRTIDGRAKLKVDGVGSDTVDLKDRTNPYAEVSLLMNQKGDLPVMAGLYYTRTEYKLDDDSYVADNTKLKRDEYGFKVGIAF, from the coding sequence ATGTCTAAGCTATTCGGAAAAATCCTCAAGGGTTCCTCGCTGCTGGCGCTGGTCACCGCGCCGGCTGTGGTGTTCGCCGCAGCACCGACTGGCCCGATTTCCGTCCTGGGCCTGCAGGGCAGCTATAACGACTTCAAACTCGAAGGTGGCAGCGAAAGCGACAAGGACCACATGCCCGAAGCCGGCCTGTTCTACAACTTCGGCAACAAGCTTACCGCCGAGTCCGGCTTTATTTACCAAGCCGGTATCGAAGCCAAATACGGCGAAAAAAGCAGCAATAAACTCAAGGAAGGCCAGGCTGACCTCGACCTTGGCTGGCGTGCCGCGCTGGACGCGCGCAACTTCGTCGACGTGATCGTAGGCGGTGGCTACAGCTGGACCCGCTACGAGCCGGACACCAATGATTACGACGTCAAGCTCACCAACAAATCGCCGTTCGCCAAGGCTGCGCTGGGTTACAACCACCAGTTCGATGACATGACCCTGCGTGTCGAAGCCGGTGCCCGCCGCACCATTGATGGCCGGGCCAAGCTCAAGGTCGATGGCGTGGGCAGCGACACGGTGGACCTCAAGGACCGCACCAACCCATACGCCGAAGTCAGCCTGCTGATGAACCAGAAAGGTGACTTGCCGGTGATGGCGGGCCTGTATTACACCCGCACCGAATACAAGCTCGACGATGACTCCTATGTCGCCGACAACACCAAGCTCAAGCGCGACGAGTACGGTTTTAAAGTCGGTATCGCGTTCTAA
- a CDS encoding cytochrome c5 family protein, whose amino-acid sequence MPRTALLLLVLSLLTACDDTPKPPPERTAATTTMPADPALAQVYDTSCKLCHANPAAGAPLAGDKAAWSPRVAQGADTLLDHSINGYNGMPPMGLCMQCSEEQFLALISFMAGVQLQ is encoded by the coding sequence ATGCCCCGTACCGCTTTACTGTTGCTCGTACTCAGCCTGCTGACGGCTTGTGACGACACGCCCAAACCTCCCCCCGAACGCACGGCTGCCACCACAACCATGCCCGCCGACCCGGCGCTGGCGCAGGTCTACGACACCAGCTGCAAGCTGTGCCACGCCAACCCGGCCGCCGGCGCACCGTTGGCGGGCGACAAGGCCGCCTGGAGCCCACGTGTTGCCCAGGGCGCCGACACGCTGCTGGATCACAGTATCAACGGCTACAACGGCATGCCGCCGATGGGGCTGTGCATGCAGTGTTCCGAAGAGCAGTTCCTGGCGCTGATCAGCTTTATGGCCGGTGTTCAACTCCAATAA
- a CDS encoding D-arabinono-1,4-lactone oxidase — MSSNPVLAQLARAPRLIPWRNWSGAQTCLPLARLAPKDLDELVQVIRQAPSTIRPVGSAHSFSALVPTDATLLSLSYFNGLLEHDLATLQATFAAGTPMSRMGPALKAVGQALPNMADIDYQTLAGAIATSTHGTGVGFTSYSGCVTGLQLVTAQGDVLDCDAQHHPEVFSAARVSLGALGVATRIRSQNRAPYRLRERQWIAKTEELLEDVPKNTRENQHWEMLVVTHSDYALSIALNETDDPETPPVDPAEAGGNEFVSIIEKLDKYGSDFPGTRRTLLNSLRFFASFEDRVAESFQVYANVRNVRFNEMEYSVPAEHGPACLREILKLITDKDLRTWFPIEYRYVKADDIPLSMFEGRDSCSISVHQHYAMDHHNFFAAVEPIFWKYAGRPHWGKLHTLNARTLQPLYPRWDEFTRVRRELDPSGKFLNAHLSSILGVA, encoded by the coding sequence CTGTCGAGTAACCCGGTGTTGGCTCAACTGGCCCGCGCACCACGGCTGATCCCGTGGCGCAACTGGTCGGGCGCGCAGACCTGCCTGCCGCTGGCGCGCCTGGCACCCAAAGACCTGGATGAATTGGTGCAGGTGATTCGCCAGGCGCCGAGCACTATTCGGCCCGTAGGCTCGGCGCATTCCTTCAGCGCCCTGGTGCCCACCGACGCAACCTTGTTGTCGCTGAGCTACTTCAATGGGCTGTTGGAACATGACCTCGCAACTTTGCAAGCGACCTTTGCCGCCGGCACGCCGATGTCGCGCATGGGGCCGGCGCTCAAGGCCGTCGGCCAGGCGCTGCCGAACATGGCGGATATCGACTACCAGACCCTGGCCGGGGCGATTGCCACCTCCACCCATGGCACCGGCGTGGGCTTTACCTCGTATTCCGGTTGCGTCACCGGCCTGCAACTGGTCACCGCCCAAGGCGACGTGCTGGACTGCGACGCGCAACACCATCCCGAGGTGTTCAGCGCCGCGCGCGTGTCCCTCGGCGCGCTGGGCGTGGCCACCCGGATCCGCTCGCAGAACCGCGCACCGTACCGGCTGCGCGAACGTCAGTGGATCGCCAAGACCGAAGAGTTGCTGGAGGATGTGCCGAAGAACACCCGCGAAAACCAGCACTGGGAAATGCTCGTGGTCACCCATTCCGACTACGCGCTGTCCATCGCCCTCAACGAAACTGATGACCCCGAAACACCTCCCGTCGACCCGGCGGAGGCGGGCGGCAATGAGTTTGTGTCGATCATCGAAAAGCTCGACAAGTATGGCAGTGATTTTCCGGGCACCCGCCGCACCTTGCTCAACAGCCTGCGCTTTTTCGCCAGCTTTGAAGATCGCGTGGCCGAGTCGTTCCAGGTCTATGCCAATGTGCGCAACGTGCGTTTCAACGAGATGGAATACTCGGTGCCCGCCGAGCACGGCCCGGCGTGCCTGCGAGAAATTCTCAAGCTGATCACCGACAAGGACCTGCGCACCTGGTTTCCCATCGAGTACCGCTACGTCAAGGCCGATGACATTCCCTTGAGCATGTTCGAGGGCCGCGACAGCTGTTCGATCTCGGTCCATCAACATTACGCCATGGACCATCACAACTTCTTTGCCGCCGTGGAGCCGATTTTCTGGAAGTACGCCGGCCGCCCGCACTGGGGCAAATTGCACACCCTCAACGCGCGCACCTTGCAGCCGCTGTACCCGCGCTGGGACGAATTCACCCGCGTGCGCCGCGAGCTGGACCCGAGCGGCAAATTCCTCAATGCGCACCTGTCATCGATCCTGGGAGTGGCCTGA
- a CDS encoding DSD1 family PLP-dependent enzyme — MRPSDRGGPYSEYFRSLNDELKAHGPMRPVMLIDLDRLDHNIDVVMQSVQRGGKHLRLVEKSLPSPGLLAYIAKRAGTARLMSFHQPFLNHDAQVFPEADILMGKPLPVRSAELFYQTHKGPFDPARQLQWLLDTPERLQHYLTLAQGLGTRLRVNIELDVGLHRGGISDNAVLAQMLTLISANPQHLEFAGFMGYDPFVGMGVPGILGTPQALFEQVMQRYNAHVDFTRQQFAGLWREGLTLNTAGSPSYRIHEQEQLSTEVSVGTALLKPTHYDLPSLSEHVPAAFIATPVLKRTGPVEIPALDGKSRVFSWWDANQRETFFIYGGNWMAQFESPQGLQSNELFGRSSNQEMVNGSPAVQLNIDDQVFLRPTQSEFVLLQFGDLLAVRGGKIVETWPVYS; from the coding sequence CTGCGGCCAAGTGATCGCGGCGGCCCCTACAGCGAGTATTTCCGCAGCCTTAATGATGAACTCAAAGCCCATGGGCCGATGCGCCCGGTGATGCTGATCGACCTGGACCGCCTGGATCACAATATCGACGTGGTGATGCAGTCGGTTCAGCGTGGCGGCAAGCATCTGCGCCTGGTGGAGAAGTCGCTGCCGTCGCCGGGGTTGCTGGCGTATATCGCCAAGCGGGCGGGCACTGCGCGGTTGATGTCGTTTCATCAGCCGTTTTTGAATCACGATGCGCAGGTGTTTCCCGAGGCCGATATCCTGATGGGCAAACCGTTGCCGGTGCGCTCGGCCGAGCTGTTTTATCAAACCCATAAAGGCCCGTTCGACCCGGCCAGGCAATTGCAGTGGCTGCTGGACACGCCTGAACGGTTGCAGCACTACCTGACGTTGGCGCAAGGCTTGGGTACGCGGTTGCGGGTGAATATCGAGCTGGACGTGGGGCTGCATCGCGGCGGTATCAGCGATAACGCGGTGCTGGCGCAGATGCTCACGCTGATCAGCGCCAACCCGCAACACTTGGAGTTTGCCGGGTTTATGGGCTACGACCCGTTTGTGGGCATGGGCGTGCCGGGCATTCTCGGTACGCCACAGGCGCTGTTTGAGCAGGTGATGCAGCGCTACAACGCCCATGTTGATTTCACCCGTCAGCAGTTTGCCGGGTTATGGCGTGAGGGGCTGACGCTCAATACTGCGGGCAGCCCCAGTTACCGTATTCATGAGCAGGAACAGTTGAGTACGGAGGTGTCGGTGGGCACGGCGTTGCTCAAGCCGACGCATTACGATTTGCCGTCGTTGAGTGAGCATGTGCCCGCTGCGTTTATTGCTACGCCGGTATTGAAACGCACCGGACCGGTGGAAATTCCGGCGCTGGATGGCAAGTCGCGGGTGTTTTCGTGGTGGGATGCGAACCAGCGCGAGACGTTCTTTATTTATGGCGGTAACTGGATGGCGCAATTCGAGTCGCCGCAGGGGCTGCAAAGCAATGAGCTGTTTGGGCGCAGTTCTAACCAGGAGATGGTCAACGGCTCGCCTGCGGTGCAACTGAACATTGATGATCAGGTATTTTTGCGCCCGACCCAGAGTGAGTTTGTGTTGTTGCAGTTTGGGGATTTGCTGGCGGTGCGTGGCGGTAAAATCGTCGAGACCTGGCCGGTTTATTCCTGA
- a CDS encoding transporter, with protein MNPTRALPPLQLALLSLLSLPAMATEGGVDNIGPGTDGFYILPLDVNNLPDHMFAFNLYYNHYQARKLDISSLGGKVSEVRIKSDAIIPRLDYLSPVRVFGGRLGGYIAQPYIKQQVALFGMSDTRESMGDTTVAPIILWDMGKNLTLAAAVEITLPTGEYDATRLANTSNNFYTYKPLVSATWMPNERTELSIKTTYSFNEENHDTDYRSGQIFHFDYSASYKVTDNLSLGINGYYLKQTTDDKQYGRTVVNIYGDEVNDGVKGQVFAIGPAVYFTFLKYASAEVRWAKEFDVKNRPEGDMLWAKLTIPFAL; from the coding sequence ATGAACCCCACCCGAGCACTTCCCCCCCTGCAACTGGCGTTGTTGAGCCTGCTCAGCCTGCCAGCCATGGCTACCGAAGGCGGCGTCGACAACATCGGCCCCGGCACCGATGGTTTCTACATCCTGCCGCTGGACGTGAACAACCTGCCCGACCATATGTTCGCGTTCAACCTGTATTACAACCACTACCAGGCACGCAAACTGGACATCAGCTCCCTCGGCGGCAAGGTCTCAGAAGTGCGGATCAAGTCCGACGCGATCATCCCGCGCCTGGATTACCTGAGCCCCGTGCGTGTGTTCGGCGGGCGCCTGGGCGGCTACATCGCCCAGCCGTATATCAAGCAACAGGTGGCGCTGTTCGGTATGTCCGACACCCGCGAAAGCATGGGCGACACCACTGTGGCGCCGATCATCCTGTGGGACATGGGCAAAAACCTGACCCTGGCCGCCGCCGTGGAAATCACCCTGCCCACCGGAGAATACGACGCCACCCGCCTGGCCAACACCAGCAACAACTTCTACACCTACAAGCCGCTGGTCTCTGCGACCTGGATGCCCAACGAGCGTACCGAACTGTCGATCAAGACCACCTACAGCTTCAACGAAGAAAACCACGATACCGACTACCGCTCCGGCCAGATCTTCCACTTCGACTACTCGGCCAGCTACAAGGTGACCGACAACCTGAGCCTGGGTATCAACGGTTATTACCTGAAACAGACCACCGACGATAAGCAGTACGGGCGCACGGTGGTGAATATCTATGGCGATGAAGTGAATGACGGCGTGAAGGGGCAAGTGTTCGCGATTGGCCCGGCGGTGTATTTCACCTTCTTGAAATACGCCAGCGCCGAGGTGCGCTGGGCCAAGGAGTTTGATGTGAAGAACCGGCCGGAAGGCGATATGTTGTGGGCCAAGCTGACCATTCCCTTTGCCCTGTAA
- a CDS encoding AraC family transcriptional regulator, translated as MQRKAVDPQFELALVSPFLLQTLAHVVAQKGANAQALCRGLGFTLADLDDPAQRISYRQAVAMIQRALKVLPDQGLGLWVGHQNVLGTLGLLGHVISLCKTLRDAFAIGERHQHTSGGIATTRTHETLEEVHVDVECLLPFAEVQVFAAEEFFASLMVYGRTLVGEAFMPLRMEFVHAAPPYEAEYQRLFGADVRFGCLHNRMVLAPHWLDKRLPNHHALALRQALELLELESAQLHQKMDLIQAVERAISRDLHGSQLEKVAGDLNMSGRTLRRRLTEHGLTFEALLEQVRRARTMGLLGNPGLSIERITEEVGYSDVRSFRRAFKRWTGVSPSAFRGEGGGA; from the coding sequence ATGCAAAGGAAAGCCGTTGACCCGCAATTTGAATTGGCGCTGGTGTCGCCGTTCCTGTTGCAAACCCTTGCGCACGTGGTAGCGCAAAAGGGCGCGAATGCCCAAGCCTTATGCCGGGGCCTGGGGTTTACCCTGGCCGACCTGGATGACCCGGCCCAGCGCATTTCCTATCGCCAGGCCGTGGCAATGATCCAGCGCGCACTCAAGGTGCTGCCCGATCAGGGGCTGGGCCTGTGGGTGGGGCATCAGAACGTGCTGGGCACCCTCGGTCTGCTCGGCCATGTGATCTCCCTGTGCAAGACCCTGCGCGATGCATTTGCCATTGGCGAACGCCATCAACACACCTCCGGCGGCATCGCCACCACGCGTACCCATGAGACCCTGGAAGAAGTCCACGTTGACGTTGAATGCTTGCTGCCGTTTGCCGAGGTGCAGGTGTTTGCGGCCGAAGAGTTCTTCGCCAGCCTGATGGTGTATGGCCGCACCTTGGTGGGGGAGGCGTTTATGCCACTGCGCATGGAGTTCGTACACGCTGCACCGCCTTACGAGGCGGAATACCAACGCCTGTTTGGCGCGGATGTGCGCTTTGGCTGCCTGCACAATCGCATGGTGCTGGCCCCGCATTGGCTGGATAAACGCCTGCCTAACCACCACGCCCTGGCGTTGCGCCAGGCCTTGGAGTTGCTGGAGTTGGAAAGCGCGCAGTTGCACCAGAAGATGGACCTGATCCAGGCCGTTGAGCGCGCTATTTCGCGGGATCTGCACGGCAGCCAGCTGGAGAAGGTCGCCGGTGACTTGAACATGAGTGGGCGCACCCTGCGCAGACGCTTGACCGAACACGGGCTGACCTTCGAAGCCTTGCTGGAACAGGTTAGACGCGCCCGCACTATGGGCCTGCTGGGCAATCCGGGTTTATCGATTGAGCGCATTACCGAGGAAGTCGGCTACAGCGATGTGCGCAGTTTTCGGCGCGCGTTCAAGCGCTGGACCGGGGTGAGCCCCAGTGCCTTTCGCGGCGAGGGAGGAGGGGCCTAG
- a CDS encoding DNA-binding transcriptional regulator has product MKREIFSELVEGFDALAEERQGKVTLRTHKVHLNNLAPLSAEEVVAVRQQLNLSRSVFAMYLRTNIRTLENWEQGRAKPNAQATTLIRLVARFPETVAQLAALG; this is encoded by the coding sequence ATGAAACGTGAAATCTTTTCCGAACTGGTCGAAGGCTTCGACGCCCTGGCCGAAGAACGCCAAGGCAAAGTCACCCTGCGGACCCACAAGGTCCATCTCAACAACCTGGCCCCCCTGAGCGCCGAAGAAGTGGTCGCCGTGCGCCAACAGCTCAATCTTTCGCGCTCGGTGTTCGCCATGTACCTGCGCACCAATATACGCACCCTGGAAAACTGGGAACAAGGGCGGGCCAAGCCCAATGCCCAGGCCACCACCTTGATTCGGCTGGTGGCACGTTTTCCGGAAACCGTGGCGCAGCTCGCGGCCTTGGGTTGA
- a CDS encoding toxin, producing MDALFIELPAFERHRRDYLSDELFQGFQQELMKNPQAGDVIEGTGGLRKVRFVDERRNKGKRGGLRVIYYWWSGGTQFWLFTLYGKHEQDDDLTPNHKKALKHMLDREIKARTHDET from the coding sequence ATGGATGCTCTATTTATCGAGTTGCCGGCCTTTGAACGGCATCGCAGGGACTATCTGAGTGACGAGCTATTCCAGGGCTTTCAACAGGAGTTGATGAAGAACCCGCAAGCGGGCGACGTGATCGAGGGAACCGGCGGGTTGCGTAAGGTACGTTTCGTCGATGAGCGACGCAACAAAGGCAAACGCGGGGGCTTGCGGGTCATTTACTACTGGTGGTCGGGCGGCACGCAATTCTGGTTGTTCACCCTGTACGGCAAACACGAACAGGACGACGACCTTACCCCCAACCACAAGAAAGCCCTAAAACACATGCTGGACAGGGAAATCAAAGCGAGAACACATGATGAAACGTGA
- the nuoN gene encoding NADH-quinone oxidoreductase subunit NuoN translates to MEFTIQHFIALAPLLITSLTVVAVMLAIAWRRNHSQTFLLSCAGLNLALLSIIPALKVAPLAVTPLMMVDDFALLYIALILVATLACVTLAHAYLGEGGTGYPGNKEELYLLILLAAAGGIVLVSAQHLAGLFIGLELLSIPTYGLVAYAFFNKRSLEAGIKYMVLSAAGSAFLLFGMALLYAEAGNLSFTGIGHALAATNMPAPIAQLGLAMMLIGLAFKLSLVPFHLWTPDVYEGAPAPVAAFLATASKVAVFAVMVRLFQISPAANTGVLSTVLTVIAIASILFGNLLALTQNNLKRLLGYSSIAHFGYLLIALVASKGLAVEAMGVYLVTYVITSLGAFGVITLMSSPFKGRDADALYEYRGLFWRRPYLTAVLTVMMLSLAGIPLTAGFIGKFYIVATGVEAHEWWLVASLVLGSAIGVFYYLRVMVTLYLIEPNLRRVDAELHWEQKAGGVMLLAIALLAFFLGVYPQPLLTLVQHAVLGV, encoded by the coding sequence ATGGAATTCACGATCCAACACTTTATCGCGCTTGCGCCGCTGCTGATTACCAGCCTCACCGTTGTGGCGGTGATGCTGGCAATCGCCTGGCGCCGCAATCACTCGCAAACGTTCCTGCTGTCGTGTGCCGGTCTTAACCTGGCCCTGCTGTCGATCATCCCGGCACTCAAGGTCGCGCCATTGGCCGTGACCCCGCTGATGATGGTCGATGACTTCGCGCTGCTGTACATCGCGTTGATCCTGGTTGCCACACTGGCCTGCGTCACCCTCGCCCACGCCTACCTCGGCGAAGGCGGCACCGGCTACCCTGGCAACAAGGAAGAGCTGTACCTGCTGATTCTGCTGGCTGCGGCCGGTGGCATCGTGCTGGTCAGCGCTCAGCACCTGGCCGGCTTGTTCATCGGCCTGGAACTGCTGTCGATCCCGACCTATGGCCTGGTGGCTTACGCTTTCTTCAACAAGCGCTCGCTGGAAGCCGGCATCAAGTACATGGTGCTGTCGGCGGCCGGTTCCGCGTTCCTGTTGTTCGGTATGGCGCTGCTCTACGCAGAGGCCGGCAACCTGAGCTTCACCGGTATCGGTCACGCCCTGGCGGCCACCAACATGCCTGCGCCGATAGCCCAACTGGGCCTCGCGATGATGCTGATCGGCCTGGCGTTCAAGCTGTCCCTGGTGCCGTTCCACCTGTGGACCCCGGACGTGTACGAAGGCGCCCCGGCGCCAGTGGCCGCGTTTTTGGCCACGGCGTCGAAGGTTGCGGTGTTTGCGGTGATGGTGCGTTTGTTCCAGATCTCGCCTGCGGCCAACACCGGCGTGCTGAGCACCGTGCTGACCGTGATCGCCATTGCGTCGATCCTGTTCGGTAACTTGCTGGCGCTGACCCAGAACAACCTCAAGCGTCTGCTCGGTTACTCCTCCATCGCGCACTTCGGCTACCTGCTGATCGCGCTGGTGGCGAGCAAAGGCCTGGCCGTGGAAGCCATGGGCGTGTACCTGGTTACCTACGTGATCACCAGCCTCGGCGCATTCGGCGTGATCACGCTGATGTCTTCGCCGTTCAAAGGCCGTGACGCCGACGCCCTGTACGAGTATCGCGGCTTGTTCTGGCGCCGTCCGTACCTGACCGCCGTGCTCACCGTGATGATGCTGTCCCTGGCCGGTATCCCGCTGACCGCAGGCTTTATCGGCAAGTTCTACATCGTGGCTACCGGTGTTGAAGCCCACGAATGGTGGCTGGTTGCCTCGTTGGTACTGGGCAGCGCCATCGGCGTGTTCTACTACCTGCGTGTGATGGTCACCCTGTACCTGATCGAGCCAAACCTGCGCCGCGTGGACGCCGAGCTGCACTGGGAACAGAAGGCAGGCGGCGTGATGCTGCTGGCCATCGCCCTGCTCGCGTTCTTCCTGGGCGTATACCCACAACCGTTGCTCACCCTGGTGCAGCACGCGGTGCTGGGCGTTTGA